The following is a genomic window from Myxocyprinus asiaticus isolate MX2 ecotype Aquarium Trade chromosome 38, UBuf_Myxa_2, whole genome shotgun sequence.
AACGCCGGGGAACGTTTTTTTACATGGCACGCGAAATCGCCGTAATGGCCAAACATCTACCCATGTCAGTCGAGTTGATTCATTCATATGGCCTTTACGCCGACAAAGAAGCgcggtttattgcgtttacatgaccgcaCACGTTGTCTGATTATTTAGCATaatcgtgcatgtaaacatgctcagtgaggcacttataatggaagtgaatggggccaatttttggagggtttaaaggcagaaatgtgaagcttataattttataaaagcatttgcattaattcttctgttaaaatgaatgtattagttgagatgtaaagttgtttaaatcgtaatttttacagtcgttttagggtttgttgactacatcgtaacggcaacgaagttgtaaaattggctataacttaacacagaaaaggttagtaagcaattttatcacactgaaatcatgttaacactcattgTTTGTGTGGCTATActgttgaaacagtgagtattttaacatttacggataggacccattgacttccactgtaaggcAATCACtgacactgtaacccagatttttgctttttttaaagaaaaggaggggcaagtcaaaatacatttttgtgctaatcaacattatgccacaagtgctgacaattgagcttgacttgtattgaacctggaatattttcttttaactaaataaacaaatagatttaaCAGTATATTTAAAATTCAGACACTTTGGGCTATCATGAGATATTTCCTTCTCATCCAGAGcaacattcacatttatttttcttgtggAGTTTGTAAGTGTCCAAACTAACCTATTATGATCATAAAGtcatattattttactttaaggTTTTGCCTTTTTTGACTACTCCCTTTTTTGATGTCTCTGCCATTCACCTACGACCGAGAGGAGGCAGTATAGACCATTTTTACAATGTTAAGCCCTTTGGTTTCCATCTTCTGTCTGTGTATTACCATCATAAAAcagtatttgtgttttatttgaaatCACCACTAAGAAAGCACCTGCCATAACACAGACATGTTTAAAATGCCAATGTAAGCTTGATTTCCTCTAGCCTGGCCTTCAATCACttacatgtacatactgtataatcatATTGCAGACACATTTATCAAAGTGGTTTTAAATGAGAGATAATTCAACAAGAAATACCACTTATGCTGGATGCAGAAGAACAAAAactctaaaaacacacacatttgttgtGAAATTATCATGTCACGATTTGTCTCCTTTCTCACTActaaaatatagtaaaatatataaGTATAAGTATATAAGTATAGTTAATGTgagaatatatattaatatattactgCTTAAAGATGGGATTTCCCTAAAAGAAGGCGGAATAAACAAACATTACACTTCAGATTTAGAATGGTGTATTTTAGTTTTTCTAAGACTCATCTAGGatcaaaatgcaattttttgcaCTAATCACTCTCACACTGCTAAAAAAAGGCCATTCTGACCCTGAATAATTGTTTGGCACTTGGAGCTGTGAGTATGATTCATGGGCTGCAGATATGGCTGTGACTGACATGAAACACTGTTCTTTCTCACCCAGACAGTTTGTACATTCACACATTGCCTGTGAAACACAGTCTGTGGAGATTGAAAGGGCATCAGTACCAAATCCctgctttaaaatgtcaaattactTAATGTTGTCATATATGGAGGACATGGTGTCTTGATACCAccactaaataaaaaaagatttaaaaactgtttttcacaattctgaCATTAATTCTCGCAAGCGagttataaagtcacaattgcaagatataaagtcacaaaggTGAGATTTATAGGCTCATGCGAATTATAaagttgcaactttatttctcgcaattgcaagtttatttatcagggatgcaaactactcaacTTTCAGCTAGTcacctttatataaaaaaaaaaaaaaaagctaatttgcccaattttttttgttgcaattttcTGCATTTTACTTATTGAAATCACTTGAAAGGGGTACTTTAAGCTTAAtcactttaaaaagctttaaatgcaataaacaaatcaactgaaaatgTATTCCTTGCACACCTGATAAAACTTTCTCACCTGTCaagagtttgcatccctgatttatatactatatataaaataaaataaaaataagagagGTAATTCTGATCTTACAATCTTACAATTGTGAGATAAAAAATCAGAATTAcatctcttatttttttatttaaatgtattttttattattatttagttgtgactcacatgctgtaaaatgtaatttgtaacatattccaatAGATTACTgaaagtcagtaatgtaatctaaatactttgaattacttcagcactgtcagatgtttttttttttcacttgttttcactataaacaattaaataaaaagtgaaaaaaaaaatctttcaatacagtaagacaaaatatacttaataCATTTCCTGAAAAaggcctaaatatcttatgcagtatagtttatatatatatattacagttgtggccaaaaattttggcacccttaGTAAATACCtgtatgagcaaagaaggctgtgaaaaatatgtctttattgtttatccttttatcTTTCATTCAGATAttaacaaaaatctatcctctaatggatatcaaacaatagcaaacacaacacaagttttattaaaaaacaaatatttttgtcaaatatatgtggcacaattattggcacccctttttttttttcaatacgcCAAGATAATGGCTCTGAGTCTTCTTGTATAATGccttaatgaggttggagaagACATAGCAAGGAATCTGAgatcattcctccatacagaatctctccagatccttcaaattcaaaggTTCATGTTGGTggtctctcctcttcagttcaccccaaaagtttTCTGTggagttcaggtcaggggactgggatggccatggcagaaccttgatatTGTGGTCAGTGTgaacacattttgtgttgattttgatatgtgttttggatcattgtcctgctggaatatccaaccagtacccattgtaagctttctagGAGGGGCAcacaggttttgatttttttaatctgttggtatttgatagagtccatgatgccatgtatccgaacaagatgtccaggacctctggcataaaaaacagccccacaacattaaagatccaccaccatatttatccgtgggcatggggtacttttccatatgggtacctctctgtgtgtgctaaacccatctctggtgtttgttgccaaaaagctcttttgttTCATCTGGCCATAGAATCCGGTCCCacttgaagttccagtagtgtctggcaaactgaagacgcttgagtttgttatttgttgtgatgtaggtgatgtctgatattttatttgagactttctgaccccaacaCCCAAATAATTTCTCCAGCTATgattcttggagaatttttggccattcaaaccatcctcctcaccgtgcgtggagacaatatagacacgcaTCCTCTTCTAGGCTAATTCTTAAGATATCCATTTGATTGGATCTTCTTAATTATtcccctgatggtggaaatgggcattttcaatgctttagccaTTTTCTTATagtcacttcccattttgtgaagctcaacaaccttttgccacacatcagaactacaggtgcatctcaataaattagaatgtcgtggaaaagttcatttatttcagtaattcaactcaaattgtgaaactcgtgtattaaataaattcagtgcacacagactgaagtagcttaagtctttggttcttttaattgtgatgattttggctcacatttaacaaaaacccaccaattcactatctcaacaaattagaatacatcataagaccaataaaaaaaacatttttagtgaattgttggccttctggaaagtatgttcatttactgtatatgtactcaatacttggtaggggctccttttgctttaattactgcctcaattcggcgtggcatggaggtgatcagtttgtggcactgctgaggtggtatggaagcccaggtttctttgacagtggccttcagctcatctgcattttttggtctcttgtttctcattttcctcttgacaataccccatagattctctatggggttcaggtctggtgagtttgctggccagtcaagcacaccaacaccatggtcatttaaccaacttttggtgcttttggcagtgtgggcaggtgccaaatcctgctggaaaatgaaatcagcatctttaaaaagctggtcagcagaaggaagcatgaagtgctccaaaatttcttggtaaacgggtgcagtgactttggttttcaaaacacacaatggaccaacaccagcagatgacattgcaccccaaatcatcacagactgtggaaacttaacactggacttcaagcaacttgggctatgagcttctccacccttcctccagactctaggaccttggtttccaaatgaaatacaaaacttgctctcatctgaaaagaggactttggaacactgggcaacagtccagttcttcttctccttagcccaggtaagacgcctctgacgttgtctgtggttcaggagtggcttaacaagaggaatacgacaactgtagccaaattccttgacatgtctgtgtgtggtggctcttgatgccttgaccccagcctcagtccattccttgtgaagttcacccaaattcttgaatcgattttgcttgacaatcataaggctgcggttctcttggttggttgtgcatctttttcttccacactttttccttccactcaactttctgttaacatgcttggatacagcactctgtgaacagccagcttctttggcaatgaatgtttgtggcttaccctccttgtgaaagaTGTCAATGAttttcttctggacaactgtcagatcagcagtcttacccatgattgtatagcctagtgaaccaaactgagagaccattttgaaggctcaggaaacctttgcaggtgttttgagttgattagctgattggcatgtcaccatattctaatttgttgagatagtgaattggtgggtttttgttaaatgtgagccaaaatcatcacaattaaaagaaccaaagacttaaactacttcagtctgtgtgcactgaatttatttaatacacgagtttcacaatttgagttgaattactgaaataaatgaacttttccacgacattctaatttattgagatgcacctgtatattctttagtctaacccattgtgatggatgactaagggaatttggcctgtcttacctcatatttatacccttgtgaaacaggaagtcatggctgaacaactTCATGtgcctagtcacccaggtgcactaaaacatgtaaaatatgaatgggaatatacttcagacatattttactcataagaatttctaggggtgccaataattgtggcaaacgtgttttggagaaaaatatttatttaattataagaccccccccccccaattagtttccttcaattaaaggttagatttttgtgaatttttttcatgaaagatcaaaaggataaacaataaaacatattttttacagccttctttgctcatatttaccaagggtgccaatatttttggccacatctGTATATCGAAAAATGTTTACCACCTGaatacactaaatattaaattaaacaaatgataatacaattcaaattaatctcttcagtaatcaaaatactttttgaatgtaactgtattctgataaccaacgatttaaattgtaactagtggaatacatttactaatattttgtaatccattactccccaaccctggctatgtggttgttagggtgttcttgtTGGTTGCTAAGTGCATActgccccaagtcaaaagaggctaaactccaagtctctatgatattctggtccagaTATATGTAAATCATTTCAATgcacaaatggtgtgggatgAGTTTGTGTTGAAGTTTAATAATTAGTATGGATACTTAGTATAGTTTGCATGCATAAAGTTTAATACAATATgcaatagtgatgtttgccttagcaaCCACTACTAATTACATAAATCCCATTCCAAATCCATTAGAGTGAATATACCCATGTCATTATGCTCAGCTCTTGGTGAGCTCCATGAATCCAATACCAAATATGTATTTGCAAGCTTGTAGTTTCATCCTCAGAACTGAATGGGAAATTGCTACAGAAAactttcaaaatattacaagcatgctaatgaaatatttaaaggcTAAAGCTTTGTGGTattgacttttaatcagccacacCACAGCCTTATATAGCCTTAGTGTACTTAGTATTCTAATCCAGAGTATAGTTTTTCTGGTGTGAAATATCAACAAAAATAGCAGAAAGATGTACTTTATTAATCTTCAATGAGATATTCAATCTAAATCGAGtccttttaataattaaatagtttCTTCTTGTCTTTTTTTCACTGATAAtagcatttgttttattctctAATGCATTACTAGTCTACTAAGGAGAAATATTTGTCTAACTAAGCTATTTGTTTTTGGTCTTGTATCTTGAATGCACCACCCCAACAAAATGACAGTCAAATGACAGCTATTTcattaataaactttatttttgctTATAAAACATGCGTTCATCTTACATGCCAGGTTATATCTGAAATGCAACATTTTCTCTGTATAATTTCTTTACAAATAATTCATTTGAACATGACACAGGGTTCTCTCATAGAGACTAAATCACTGACAGTTCTGTACGCAAGTACAAGATCGTCATGGTTAAAGAAGTATGCCAACACTTCAGCGTAACACTTCTGTGTGTTTCAGAGGaatgcaggtgtgtgtgtttgtgtatttctcAAACATTACATCTCTGTATGAATCACAATTATAGAGGTATTACATACCCATATGTACTATATTTGTGTGAGCAACATTTTTGAATgtttaagtgtgtatgtgtgtgcctcACAGAGACAAACATTTGACGTTAAGTCCATCACTGAAATTGGTATGCGTCCatatgtatatttgtgtgttgttAAGTTAACATTGTCCCAAACTGTGTTTGATGATTTCTTTGCTGCTAGGTGGAATGCGATCTGGGAAAACCACTTGAAACTCGACCAACAAGTCGCCGCGCTGGGTGGGGTTTTTCGCTCTGGGTAGCCCCTCCCCTATAAGGCGTCTGATTGATCCTGGCTTTATGACATCACTGGATGGGAGTGGTTTCATCTGTCCATCAAGGGTAGGAACGTTAACTGTGCATCCACATAGAGCCTGGAGAAAAACATaagacataaaaaatacatattagaTATTGTGTCACAAGATAATCTTAGATATCTGTTAATATAGAAAATTTACACCAGATTTTAATGCCTGACCCAAAATAAGGCTATCATATCTTTATTGATCTCAGGTACACAACTCTCCTCCTCTTAAAATGCTACTGATCTGATCTTTTATATCACTGACTGCAGGGTTTTGGCAGGAAATATATCAGCAGGAGTTCTATAATGCCCCTCCAGCATATGTTATGAGATCTAATCcacttatatatatatgatgGTTTTATATAATGTGGGTATCTGTGCTGTACGTGGGCGGAATATAGGCCAGACAGATTGAACCTTGCTGTTATGCAAGCACAGAAAAGAGCTGCTAATCGCTCCCATTTCTCAATGATGCTACAGTCTGTGGGGGACGAGAGGGTGTGCGTGGGATGAGAAAGATGAAGTGAATGTGGAAAATGAGAGAGACCGGAACAGAGGGTGAGAGGTGGTAATAGTAGCTTCAGAAAGTGAGAATGGAaatgagaaggaaaaaaaaatgaaaaactcaaTCGTTTTAAGTAGTGGTCGACCATTTCTTTTCAATGGCTGACGCCAAAACCGATATCTAGAGGGTAGGGTGATGTAAAATGTGCACTTTTATTTGGCCATCACTAGATTTTTGAACTGACATTAGCCGGAGTGACCACTTCTGTTAATCTGTAAATCGGGCACAGTTATCGGCCGATAATCTCTAAATGGACAAATGTTGGCCAATTTATGGGCCTCGCCAATATATTTGTTAGTGGTCATTTTGCTGGAGAATTTTGAGTTAACCTCTTCTCTTAATCGGCCAGTCATTCACTTATCaaccgataatctcaaaatgaccaTATATTGTCAAATTAATTGGCTTGGCCGATATATTTGTTGGTGATAGACCGATATGggcccatttttttattttaaataaatatttgagtAAAAATAAGTGTTCTTTTAAATGTAGAAATCTTATATGCTGTCTTTAAGTTGTATTTTGTAAATATCTGCaatatatcggccaccctgctctttaGATTTCAGTATCGGCATTGGCCAGTGATATACTGATATTTGgcaatttttttgtgaattttaagaaaatatttgaggaCAATAACTGTTCTTTTATATGCAGCAATCTTATTTGCTGTcattaatttgcattttgtaaatatctgcattatatcggccaccctgcGCACTAGATATCAGTGTTGGCcattaaaaatcccatatcggtcagcaCTATTATCGGTTTGTCagtattttaaagagaaaatagatGGATGAAGGCGGAAAAGCCAAAAAAAGATTGACTGCTAGAGtggagagaatgagagaatgacagaatgtgtgtgagagagtgtgtgtcagaCAAGCCGAGTGCCTAGGAGGTGTTGCAAGAGAAGGGAGggggagtgtgtgtgagtgtgcacgcTAAATCTGCGGAGGAGAGATGCTAAATTTAGATGCTGCTCTCTGCAGAGGCTTATTGAGTACCAGAGACGGCGAGGGAACATTTCGTACCACGCATACACACAAACGCATCTCACCTCTCGCAGTGTGATGGTGGATGTGTACACAATATGGGACCCATCTCGTCTGAAATGGGCGTGCTGCTTCTCTTTAACGATGAAGGCGAGGTCGTTTGGGGCGTGGCCGAGCATTTGATGGCCCTCCTTGGGGAAAGTGATTCTCGTGCCCTCCTTCCATCCCTTCTTCACCTCCACATCAAATACGCGTTCTTCCTGCCTCAACGTGTGTTTGTCGGTCTGTCGAAGGCGTGTCACTTTCACACGCTTTGTCACGCCCGTCAAAATGTCCTCCAATGACACGAGGAGCTCGTGGACCTCGGCCACGCCCGAAGGCTTAGGCCCGCCCCTGTTACCATGGTGACGGCTGAGGTGGGGAAGGGGGTTTCGCAGGAATGGGTTGAAGAGGTCATCGTCAGAGTCTAGATCAAAGTTGAAGAAAACACGCCAGGAGTGGGCGTCGGCTTTGGAGGTGCTGTGGGAGGGGTCACCTTTGTTTCCTGTGGAAGCCACACCCCCTTTGGTCAAACCTAAAGGAGGAGAAGAGGAGGATGCTATCAGCAaaaagacagtgtgtgtgtgtattagagtGAATGTCTGAGGATTTCCTCAGAGCTTAGCCAATTATTCACAGTTCTGATCTCAGTACGTGTCTACTGAGATTTGTTATGCCTTTGTAAGAGTTCACCCGCTGGTTAATAAAGCGTGGATAAATAATTTAGCATGTTTGCAGCTATTTCCACATGTCTAAGTCTtcagcactgtgtgtgtgagaATCAGTTCAGCTGGGGTTGTCTAAACCTATTCCACTCTGTTCGTTCTAActtattgtgtgagtgtgtgtgtgtgtgtgtgagagagagagagagagagagagagatgtgtgagagagagagagagagagagagagagagagagagaatcaatgCAGCTGAGGTTGCCTGAACTCATTGCACTCAGTGTTCGACTGAACTTCAAAGCTATAGGTGCAATGAAGTGTGGGATTGGGAAATTATCCCTACTCTAAATGCAGTTTTGAGACATTTTGTACCTTGAATCTAGAGTCACTCTGTATATATAAGGAGAATGTGTGTGCACTTCGTTCTCACCTTGTTGATCATAAACACTGCGTTTTTCTGCGTCTGTCAGAACATCATAGGCTTGTGCAATCTGTTTGAATTTGTCTTCGGCGTCTGCGTCTGGGTTCTTGTCTGGGTGGTAACGGAGCGCCAGACGCTTATACGCCCGCCTGATCTCCTCCTCATTAGAGTCACTTGACACACCAAGCACAGCGTAGTAATCCAAACACTGTGGTGAAGACGGGGGGCTTGACACCTCAGGTTCTTCACGCacctcctacacacacacacacacacagagagagaaatggCAGAAGTTTAGAGTGAGCTTATGACTAGTTCTCTGGGTGATCCCAAGTAAAAGTGTGACTCAAGTTTAATGGTTTAGGCAGGGAATCACCATAGAagttaactcaaatatttaaacagTGGTCGATCAATATAGGTATTTCAGTGACCGAttcttcatttttcattttgaatatttggttacaccCTTACAGGTTCAGGTTGAGATATTGCCATTATagtgtttaaattaaaaaattaattaaaaaaaaactaagttAACCATTAAGTATAAGATTAAAAAGCATTACAATTCTAAACTTTCAATAATGTGAATACCTTTAAGAGCTTTTTCCTCATTTTATTATAATCCAATgtgtcaaaaatataaaaaagtaaaaaatataattttatataaatattaataaacaattatttaagaatacatattttaaatgtgtaatacaaatatatttaaaaccttatatatatataatatacacacacttttttttttttttttttttaagaaaaaacaatTGCTTCACACATAATTTTGTAtttacaaaaacactttaaaaaagtaGTATTTGTACTATGTATATTATACCTATAGTGGAAATAATAGATACATAAGGATTTTGAGAATGTAATTGAAATGTTTAGGGCATCATCTTACCTCTGAGGTACATCCCTCCTCGCCGTGGATCACTCGCACTTTGCACTTGACATTCTTGTGCTTGACGCCGAACTGAGTCCAGATAAGAACCATGTTGATGCCGCTGCTGGTGCTGAGTCTGAACCGAGCGCTTGAGCTGCTGTCTGCTGCATCTCACGGCGCTCTCCGCGCGCTTATATACCCGCGCTCTATTCTAGGCGCCCAGGCTGCGTGACCGAGCTTCCCCGAGCACGCCCATTCTCCGCGTATACGAGAGGGAATACCGCGTGCCCACCAATACGCGCTCGGTGCTGATGCGGGAGGAGATGAGCCTCACGCGGATGTAGCAGCCCATCGCTCCATGTGTAGGAGCGTTTCCGGAATTCATAATGAGTtctcatccatccatctctcctaATTTCAGCTCCTGTTACAGATTGTTCTTTTGGCATGTCTGCCTGCAAGCTTTGTTTTATCACATCTTTTTGCAATTGAATGAGAATGAGAATGGATTTTTGCAAAACACGTTAAATTATAATGCAAGAATGGAAAATGTGCATATTAAAAAGGGGATATCACACCCTGCACGATACGTTTTCCAACGTTTTCGTTTAGAAGAATGGTTCTGGTTTGGAGTATATGGGCATATTCTTTGTAAATAACCAATGctgcagtttttttatttattgtaaaattgTTGCATATGTGATGTATGCATGCAAGTATAAACATTGCAAAATCATGTTCGATGCTTTGTGCAAGCAATGTAGACTTGTTCGAACGTGCGTTACCTGTTACCTGTCCTGACCCTTAGCAATGACTTAAGCTGGTGATTCAAAAGTCAGGTTGATTCAaacatattaaatcatatttttaacttGAATAAAACCTGTCAATATAGATGTTAACATATGAAGTACATTGTTTGATTCCTGACCAGACATTTAACATttcaaataacattaacaaaataaatagataaatagagCTTTTTATCAGATTGCTAACTTCAGGGGACAGTTTGTCCCCAAAGTACAGCTAAATACGCCCACCTACCCCAACCACATACAAACACCTCAATATCCCTTT
Proteins encoded in this region:
- the zgc:122979 gene encoding dnaJ homolog subfamily B member 5; its protein translation is MVLIWTQFGVKHKNVKCKVRVIHGEEGCTSEEVREEPEVSSPPSSPQCLDYYAVLGVSSDSNEEEIRRAYKRLALRYHPDKNPDADAEDKFKQIAQAYDVLTDAEKRSVYDQQGLTKGGVASTGNKGDPSHSTSKADAHSWRVFFNFDLDSDDDLFNPFLRNPLPHLSRHHGNRGGPKPSGVAEVHELLVSLEDILTGVTKRVKVTRLRQTDKHTLRQEERVFDVEVKKGWKEGTRITFPKEGHQMLGHAPNDLAFIVKEKQHAHFRRDGSHIVYTSTITLREALCGCTVNVPTLDGQMKPLPSSDVIKPGSIRRLIGEGLPRAKNPTQRGDLLVEFQVVFPDRIPPSSKEIIKHSLGQC